Proteins encoded together in one Deinococcus irradiatisoli window:
- a CDS encoding OmpH family outer membrane protein, with translation MKLTVKQGAVLLSALAGLAGAASITAGKLGLVDVDKVIGVTKSGPSFAALQKKADADLSAQAKTIQELQAKVSSGRATLAERQALSKAQATFQASSKSYADQREKAFAPVASSVNAAVATAAKAQGYTVVFDKRKAASSGVIIYANTQSTELTAAVQKVLKK, from the coding sequence GTGAAGTTAACTGTCAAACAAGGTGCCGTGCTGCTCAGCGCCCTGGCGGGTCTGGCCGGTGCGGCCAGCATCACCGCCGGAAAGCTGGGCCTGGTGGACGTGGACAAGGTCATCGGTGTGACCAAGAGCGGGCCGAGCTTCGCCGCCCTTCAGAAGAAAGCCGACGCCGATCTGAGCGCGCAGGCCAAGACCATTCAGGAACTGCAGGCCAAAGTCAGCAGTGGCCGGGCCACCCTGGCCGAGCGTCAGGCGCTCAGCAAGGCCCAGGCGACCTTCCAGGCCTCGTCCAAGAGCTACGCCGACCAGCGCGAGAAAGCCTTCGCGCCGGTGGCGAGCAGCGTCAACGCGGCGGTGGCCACGGCCGCCAAGGCGCAGGGCTACACGGTGGTGTTCGACAAGCGCAAGGCCGCCAGCAGCGGCGTGATCATTTACGCCAACACCCAGAGCACCGAGCTGACGGCGGCGGTGCAAAAGGTGCTCAAGAAGTAA
- a CDS encoding carboxymuconolactone decarboxylase family protein, which translates to MSDASPLARELIFGDQHDRIQQRLAALDPDLAAYIRDFAYDTVYQRPGLDLKTKELLACALLTSLGAEKELKTHLRGALRAGASETEVREALLFMAPYLGFPRVVAAFSQLQDLLEKRKAASE; encoded by the coding sequence ATGAGTGACGCCTCCCCGCTGGCCCGCGAACTGATTTTCGGCGACCAGCACGACCGCATCCAGCAGCGCCTCGCGGCCCTCGACCCGGACCTGGCGGCCTATATCCGCGACTTTGCCTACGACACGGTGTACCAGCGCCCTGGCCTCGACCTCAAGACCAAGGAGCTGCTGGCCTGCGCCCTGCTGACCAGCCTGGGCGCCGAGAAGGAACTCAAGACCCACCTGCGCGGCGCGCTGCGGGCCGGCGCCAGCGAAACCGAGGTGCGCGAGGCGCTGCTGTTCATGGCGCCGTACCTGGGCTTTCCCCGGGTGGTGGCCGCCTTCTCGCAGCTTCAGGACCTGCTGGAAAAAAGAAAAGCAGCCAGCGAATAA
- a CDS encoding SCO family protein — MKWLTAALLTIAAVLGGLLLLRGSGAEALGGTALDPAPKTSAMPMVGDDGQPAMLGGPAGQVRLVFFGFTRCPDVCPLTLGRLSKIYQQLSVPQQQQLQVQLVSVDPQHDSPDRLRSYLDNFDKAFRGLTGTAAQAKAAADTFFILDTKAENGNILHGDQIAVLDRQGRFRRVYDGSALGDGQLGADLPKLIKLY; from the coding sequence ATGAAGTGGCTGACCGCTGCCCTGCTGACCATCGCCGCCGTGCTGGGCGGACTGCTGCTGCTGCGCGGCAGCGGCGCCGAAGCGCTGGGCGGCACCGCGCTCGACCCGGCGCCCAAGACCAGCGCCATGCCGATGGTCGGCGACGACGGGCAGCCGGCCATGCTGGGCGGCCCTGCCGGGCAGGTGCGGCTGGTGTTCTTCGGTTTCACCCGCTGCCCCGACGTCTGCCCGCTGACGCTGGGCCGCCTGTCCAAAATCTACCAGCAGCTCAGTGTGCCGCAGCAGCAGCAGCTTCAGGTGCAGCTCGTCAGCGTCGATCCTCAGCACGACTCGCCGGACCGGCTCAGAAGCTACCTGGACAATTTCGACAAGGCCTTCCGGGGCCTGACCGGCACGGCCGCCCAGGCCAAGGCCGCCGCCGACACCTTTTTCATTCTCGACACCAAGGCCGAGAACGGCAACATCCTGCACGGCGACCAGATCGCGGTGCTCGACCGCCAGGGGCGCTTTCGCCGGGTCTACGACGGCAGCGCCCTCGGCGACGGCCAGCTCGGTGCCGACCTGCCGAAGCTGATCAAGCTGTACTGA
- the ald gene encoding alanine dehydrogenase, with the protein MLIGLPKEIKVKENRVALTPGGVGSLVRRGHRVIVERGAGVGSGIRDDEYTAAGAELGSAADAWAAEMVVKVKEPIKAEYGYLRPDLLLFTYLHLAADRDLTEALLASGTTGVAYETVQSSDGSLPLLTPMSEVAGRLSIQAGAYHLQKPQGGRGVLLGGVPGVQAGHVVIIGGGVVGTNAAKMAMGLGAKVTILDVSHRRLTYLDDVFFGKLTTMMSSEANIRSLLPETDLLIGGVLIPGARAPHLVTRDMLSLMQEGSVIVDVAVDQGGCVETIRPTTYDDPVYTEEGIIHYGVANMPGGVPRTSTFALTNQTLPFALQLADHGVSALLGNEALKKGLNTIQGKLTFQGVADALELPYTPADDALRMPVKLA; encoded by the coding sequence ATGCTGATTGGACTTCCCAAGGAAATCAAGGTCAAGGAAAACCGCGTCGCCCTCACCCCCGGCGGCGTCGGCAGCCTGGTGCGGCGCGGGCACCGGGTCATCGTGGAGCGCGGAGCGGGCGTGGGCAGCGGCATTCGCGACGACGAGTACACCGCGGCCGGAGCCGAACTTGGCAGCGCCGCCGACGCCTGGGCCGCCGAGATGGTGGTGAAGGTCAAGGAACCCATCAAGGCCGAGTACGGCTACCTGCGCCCCGACCTGCTGCTGTTCACCTACCTGCACCTGGCCGCCGACCGTGACCTCACCGAAGCGCTGCTCGCCTCGGGCACCACCGGGGTGGCCTACGAAACGGTGCAGAGCAGCGACGGCAGCCTGCCGCTGCTGACCCCGATGAGCGAGGTGGCCGGGCGCCTGAGCATCCAGGCCGGCGCCTACCACCTGCAAAAACCGCAGGGCGGGCGCGGGGTGCTGCTCGGCGGCGTGCCGGGCGTGCAGGCCGGGCACGTGGTGATCATCGGCGGCGGCGTGGTGGGCACCAACGCGGCCAAGATGGCGATGGGCCTGGGCGCCAAGGTCACCATTCTCGACGTGTCGCACCGCCGCCTGACCTACCTCGACGACGTGTTCTTCGGCAAGCTCACCACCATGATGAGCAGCGAGGCCAACATCCGCAGCCTGCTGCCGGAAACCGACCTCCTAATCGGCGGCGTGCTGATTCCCGGCGCCCGCGCTCCGCACCTAGTGACGCGCGACATGCTTTCTCTGATGCAGGAAGGCAGCGTCATCGTGGACGTGGCGGTCGATCAGGGCGGCTGCGTGGAGACGATTCGCCCCACCACCTACGACGACCCGGTGTACACCGAGGAAGGCATCATCCATTACGGCGTCGCCAACATGCCCGGCGGCGTGCCGCGCACCAGCACCTTCGCGCTGACCAACCAGACCCTGCCGTTCGCCCTGCAACTCGCCGACCATGGGGTGAGCGCCCTGCTGGGCAACGAAGCGCTGAAAAAGGGCCTCAACACCATCCAGGGCAAGCTGACCTTCCAGGGCGTGGCCGACGCGCTCGAACTCCCCTACACCCCCGCCGACGACGCGCTGCGGATGCCGGTCAAGCTGGCCTGA
- a CDS encoding CBS domain-containing protein codes for MLVRDWMTPDPLTVLPSTPVMDALNLLKARGFRRLPVVEDGQLIGITTRKDLKDAVPSQASTLSIWEIHALLSKLTVGEMMARPVLSARQDEYMEDAALRMRRHGVGGLPVLGSDGQLCGILTVGDVLEAFTHILGQDEGGQRLHLRLPDVPGSLERAARAAQPSNIISLATSGAEGGERGFVMRVVGEGAAQARQRLRAAGFEVE; via the coding sequence ATGCTGGTACGCGACTGGATGACCCCCGATCCGCTCACCGTCTTGCCGTCCACGCCGGTGATGGACGCCCTGAACCTGCTCAAGGCGCGCGGCTTTCGGCGCCTGCCGGTGGTGGAGGACGGCCAACTGATCGGGATCACCACCCGGAAAGACCTCAAAGACGCGGTGCCGAGCCAGGCCTCGACCCTCAGCATCTGGGAAATCCACGCCCTGCTGAGTAAGCTCACGGTGGGCGAGATGATGGCGCGGCCAGTGCTGAGTGCCCGCCAGGACGAGTACATGGAAGACGCCGCACTGAGGATGCGCCGCCACGGGGTCGGCGGCCTGCCGGTGCTCGGCAGCGACGGACAGCTGTGCGGCATCCTGACGGTGGGCGACGTGCTGGAAGCTTTTACCCACATCCTGGGCCAGGACGAGGGCGGGCAGCGCCTGCACCTGCGCCTCCCCGACGTGCCGGGCAGCCTGGAGCGGGCGGCGCGCGCCGCGCAGCCGAGCAACATCATCTCGCTGGCGACCAGCGGGGCCGAGGGCGGTGAGCGCGGCTTCGTGATGCGGGTGGTGGGTGAAGGCGCGGCGCAGGCCCGTCAACGCCTGCGCGCCGCCGGCTTCGAGGTCGAGTAA
- a CDS encoding Lrp/AsnC family transcriptional regulator encodes MSQPELDAVDRRILGILQRDGRIPNTELADEVGLTPAPTLRRVRRLEEEGVIRRYVALLDPKKVGRDLTVFVNVSLDKQTKPGFQIFAEHMTRRPEVLECYLCLGESDFLLKVCVPDLDAYQRFLVDVLAAIPGVRNTNSTIIVKQEKSTTSLPLD; translated from the coding sequence ATGTCTCAACCTGAACTGGACGCGGTGGATCGCCGGATTCTGGGCATCTTGCAGCGCGACGGACGCATTCCCAACACCGAACTGGCCGACGAGGTGGGCCTGACCCCGGCGCCGACCCTGCGGCGGGTGCGGCGGCTGGAAGAAGAAGGGGTGATCCGGCGCTACGTGGCCCTGCTCGATCCCAAGAAGGTGGGGCGCGATCTGACGGTGTTCGTGAACGTGAGCCTCGACAAGCAGACCAAACCCGGCTTCCAGATTTTCGCCGAGCATATGACCCGCCGCCCCGAGGTGCTCGAATGCTACCTGTGCCTCGGCGAGAGCGACTTTCTGCTCAAGGTGTGCGTGCCGGACCTCGACGCCTACCAGCGCTTTCTGGTGGACGTGCTGGCGGCCATTCCCGGCGTGCGCAACACCAACAGCACCATCATCGTCAAGCAGGAAAAAAGCACCACCAGCCTGCCGCTGGATTAA
- a CDS encoding DedA family protein — protein sequence MVESLLHWLQTLNAPLVQFINFLLLVLEGVGLPAVPYEASMLALGLMIHEHTTTLWEAVLYGTLGNTLGNLIGYYIGPRGLRLIPKKTQQRLGLTQIQTLLERHGPWMAVISRWFGPLRTLFILYARTAGLKPLPYLLCSFVGALSWTAVWQIGMWLGGVAFLAIWHRYQIYGLIGLVVLSVPGYFIYRAVKAARSEVEAAEQSNTQREQEGASTPAGPEGGRGRLP from the coding sequence GTGGTCGAGTCGCTGCTGCACTGGCTCCAGACGCTGAACGCGCCGCTGGTGCAGTTCATCAACTTCCTGTTGCTGGTGCTGGAGGGCGTGGGCCTGCCCGCCGTGCCCTACGAGGCCAGCATGCTGGCGCTGGGCCTGATGATCCACGAGCACACCACCACCCTATGGGAAGCGGTGCTCTACGGCACCCTGGGCAACACCCTGGGCAATCTGATCGGTTATTACATCGGCCCCAGGGGGCTGCGCCTGATTCCCAAGAAAACCCAGCAGCGCTTGGGCCTGACCCAGATTCAGACGCTGCTGGAGCGCCACGGACCCTGGATGGCCGTGATCAGCCGCTGGTTCGGGCCGCTGCGTACCCTCTTTATCCTCTACGCCCGCACCGCCGGCCTCAAGCCGCTGCCCTACCTGCTGTGCTCGTTTGTCGGCGCGCTGTCGTGGACGGCGGTGTGGCAGATCGGGATGTGGCTGGGCGGGGTGGCGTTTCTGGCGATCTGGCACCGTTACCAGATCTACGGCCTAATCGGGCTGGTGGTGCTCAGCGTGCCGGGGTACTTCATTTACCGGGCGGTGAAGGCGGCCCGCAGCGAGGTCGAGGCCGCCGAGCAATCGAACACGCAGCGCGAACAGGAAGGGGCCTCCACGCCCGCCGGACCGGAAGGCGGCCGCGGCCGCTTGCCTTGA
- a CDS encoding OmpH family outer membrane protein, translated as MKRSLKSSFLAPALLVGGFGLGTLAPHAQTAPQKIAFVNVAEVLKAHPDNAAVVALQQKADAELKPLNDQIKALQAQGSAIKPADKDKLTQLIATIQNKAKDYDKQINDKVGPLTEQVDAAVSAAAKANGVAVVMDAAAANGLVVYADPGTDLTAAVKNALTKK; from the coding sequence ATGAAGCGCTCCCTGAAGTCCAGTTTCCTCGCGCCCGCCCTGCTCGTCGGTGGTTTCGGCCTCGGCACCCTGGCGCCCCACGCCCAGACCGCTCCGCAGAAAATTGCCTTCGTGAACGTCGCCGAAGTGCTCAAGGCCCACCCCGACAACGCGGCGGTGGTGGCCCTCCAGCAGAAGGCCGACGCCGAACTCAAGCCGCTCAACGACCAGATCAAGGCGCTGCAAGCCCAGGGCTCGGCCATCAAGCCGGCCGACAAGGACAAGCTGACGCAGCTGATCGCCACCATTCAGAACAAGGCCAAGGATTACGACAAGCAGATCAACGACAAGGTCGGGCCGCTCACCGAGCAGGTGGACGCCGCCGTGAGCGCTGCTGCCAAAGCCAACGGCGTGGCCGTGGTGATGGACGCTGCCGCTGCCAACGGCCTGGTGGTGTACGCCGACCCCGGCACCGATCTGACCGCCGCCGTCAAAAATGCCCTGACCAAGAAATAA
- a CDS encoding phosphatidylserine decarboxylase: MFKFLLKFFRRLLPFALIWGAVLLFLQRVWFFRDPVRITPGDEDLLVSPCDGQVVYVRRVENGEIVSEKLGQKIRVSEITHAEWPEGQTPGHGWLIGIYMSPLDVHFNYAPMRGRITGIVHNGAKLNLPMVDLWEYIQLTYLRRAVDLFAKRYALENERQTVFIEGRIKVAMVEIADKFVSKISTYVNVGETLRPGQKISFIERGSQVDLFIFGDVDFLVGVGDQVYGAQTPIARLSPQG; the protein is encoded by the coding sequence ATGTTCAAGTTCCTGCTGAAGTTCTTCCGGCGCCTGCTGCCGTTCGCCCTGATCTGGGGCGCCGTGCTGCTGTTTTTGCAGCGCGTGTGGTTTTTCCGCGATCCGGTGCGGATCACGCCCGGCGACGAGGACCTGCTGGTCAGTCCCTGCGACGGGCAGGTGGTGTACGTGCGCCGGGTCGAAAACGGCGAGATCGTCAGCGAGAAGCTGGGCCAGAAGATCCGGGTCAGCGAGATCACCCACGCCGAGTGGCCCGAAGGGCAGACGCCCGGCCACGGCTGGCTGATCGGCATCTACATGTCGCCGCTCGACGTGCACTTCAACTACGCCCCGATGCGGGGCCGCATCACCGGCATCGTTCACAACGGCGCCAAGCTCAACCTGCCGATGGTGGACCTCTGGGAATACATCCAGCTGACCTACCTGCGCCGGGCGGTGGACCTCTTCGCCAAGCGCTATGCCCTGGAAAACGAGCGCCAGACGGTGTTCATCGAGGGTCGCATCAAGGTGGCGATGGTGGAAATCGCCGACAAGTTCGTCAGCAAGATCAGCACCTATGTCAACGTCGGCGAAACGCTGCGCCCGGGCCAGAAGATCAGCTTCATCGAGCGCGGCTCGCAGGTTGATCTGTTTATCTTCGGCGACGTGGATTTCCTGGTGGGGGTCGGGGATCAGGTCTACGGCGCGCAGACGCCGATTGCCCGTCTGAGCCCGCAGGGCTAA
- a CDS encoding TrmB family transcriptional regulator, with translation MSAVIHLQALGLTEYEARAYTALLALGRAVPARVARQAGIPRPKIYETLERLEGRGLAARVGQNPLEYAPLSAREYLARARRSFDDRLGALDRDLSRLAPDPAPEAVYHLYGEAAINAMCEDLTLNARSSVVMAGSAELLGRLERLTPRGVQVSQASLSGLPSVAAQGQRAFLLARDGEAAVVAHFIEEGQVGEAHGVHTHNPVIVHLIEGYVRLAAQHNAAEAGQGVPVTGEH, from the coding sequence ATGAGCGCCGTAATTCATTTGCAAGCCCTGGGCCTCACCGAATACGAAGCCCGGGCCTACACCGCGCTGCTGGCGCTGGGCCGGGCGGTGCCGGCCCGGGTGGCGCGGCAGGCCGGCATTCCCCGGCCCAAGATCTACGAAACGCTCGAACGTTTAGAGGGGCGCGGACTGGCCGCCCGGGTCGGGCAAAACCCGCTGGAATACGCGCCGCTCTCGGCCCGCGAGTACCTGGCGCGGGCCCGGCGCTCCTTTGACGACCGCCTCGGGGCATTGGACCGCGACCTCTCGCGCCTGGCCCCCGACCCGGCGCCCGAAGCGGTGTATCACCTCTACGGCGAAGCGGCCATCAACGCCATGTGCGAGGACCTGACGCTCAACGCCCGCAGCAGCGTGGTGATGGCCGGCAGCGCCGAGCTGCTGGGCCGGCTGGAGCGCCTGACCCCCCGGGGCGTGCAGGTCAGTCAGGCTTCGCTGAGCGGGTTGCCGAGCGTGGCGGCCCAGGGACAGCGCGCATTTTTGCTGGCCCGCGACGGCGAAGCGGCGGTGGTGGCCCACTTCATCGAGGAAGGGCAGGTCGGCGAAGCGCACGGGGTGCATACCCACAACCCGGTGATCGTGCACCTGATCGAAGGGTACGTGCGTCTGGCCGCCCAACACAACGCCGCCGAGGCCGGGCAGGGCGTTCCGGTGACAGGTGAGCACTGA
- a CDS encoding RidA family protein translates to MSEVQLIDAAALGQPGGHYSHAARAGGLVFISGQLPITPQGDKLGGETFEVQAAQVLSNLDEVLGACGCERHDLVQVRVYLLSVEDWPRFNALYAEWIGDHRPARCVVPVPALHYGLALEIEAVAQAGR, encoded by the coding sequence GTGAGCGAGGTGCAGCTGATCGACGCGGCGGCGCTGGGCCAGCCCGGCGGCCATTACAGCCACGCGGCCAGGGCCGGCGGGCTGGTGTTCATCTCCGGCCAGCTGCCGATCACCCCGCAGGGCGACAAGCTTGGCGGCGAGACGTTCGAGGTGCAGGCGGCCCAAGTGCTGAGCAATCTGGACGAGGTGCTCGGGGCCTGCGGGTGTGAGCGCCACGATCTGGTGCAGGTGCGGGTGTACCTGCTGAGCGTCGAGGACTGGCCGCGCTTCAACGCCCTGTACGCCGAATGGATCGGCGACCACCGCCCGGCGCGCTGCGTGGTGCCGGTGCCGGCGCTGCATTACGGTCTGGCGCTGGAAATCGAGGCGGTGGCCCAGGCCGGGCGCTGA
- a CDS encoding phosphoribosyltransferase family protein: MTSAKKDNVEISVGGVTRQLTLVPVGQMGLVPLVEFLGDSQLTKAAAQAMLPLIPEGTEALLTVVTNALPLAHELSDLSGLPYEVARKKRRTYMQRPLIQEVPGLTLGVSETLWLDGPHAERLSGKKVLIVQDVIASGAMAAALARLVERSGGTVHGYLAAFKQGDTALPIIYLQELPKWVSPPA, encoded by the coding sequence ATGACTTCAGCCAAGAAAGACAACGTGGAAATCTCCGTGGGCGGCGTGACCCGGCAACTCACCCTGGTGCCGGTGGGGCAGATGGGCCTGGTGCCGCTGGTCGAGTTTCTGGGGGACAGCCAGCTGACCAAGGCGGCGGCCCAGGCCATGTTGCCGCTGATCCCCGAGGGCACCGAAGCGCTGCTGACGGTGGTGACCAACGCCCTGCCGCTGGCGCACGAACTCAGCGACCTCTCGGGCCTGCCGTACGAGGTGGCCCGCAAGAAACGCCGCACCTACATGCAGCGCCCGCTGATTCAGGAAGTGCCGGGCCTGACGCTGGGGGTGTCGGAAACGCTGTGGCTCGACGGCCCCCACGCCGAGCGCTTAAGCGGCAAGAAAGTGCTGATCGTGCAGGACGTGATCGCCAGCGGCGCCATGGCGGCGGCGCTGGCCCGCCTCGTCGAGCGCTCGGGCGGCACGGTGCACGGCTACCTGGCCGCCTTCAAGCAGGGAGACACCGCCCTGCCGATCATCTACCTGCAGGAACTGCCGAAGTGGGTCTCGCCTCCGGCGTAA
- a CDS encoding threo-3-hydroxy-L-aspartate ammonia-lyase encodes MSQPSPVAQTFSFDDVVQAHARIAGAAHRTPVLTSSTADRLSGAQLFFKAENFQRMGAFKFRGAYNALSQFTPEQRRRGVVTFSSGNHAQGIALSAQLLGMPAVIVMPADAPAIKVAATRGYGAEVVFYDRYTEDREAIGQRLAEARGLTLIPPYDHPHVMAGQGTAAKELFEEVGALDTLLVPLGGGGLLSGCSVVARAMSPGCRVIGVEPEAGNDGQRSFRSGQIVHIDTPATIADGAQTQHLGQHTFPVIQRAVDDILTVSDAELVEAMKFLASRMKIVVEPTGCLAAALAFGPQLDLGGQRVGVLLSGGNVDLARFAALIQAAQP; translated from the coding sequence ATGAGCCAGCCTTCCCCGGTCGCCCAGACCTTTTCCTTCGACGATGTCGTGCAGGCGCACGCGCGCATCGCCGGCGCGGCGCACCGCACCCCGGTGCTGACCTCCAGCACCGCCGACCGCCTCAGCGGCGCGCAGCTGTTTTTCAAGGCCGAGAACTTCCAGCGCATGGGGGCCTTCAAGTTTCGCGGCGCCTACAACGCCTTGTCGCAGTTCACGCCGGAGCAGCGCCGCCGGGGCGTGGTGACGTTCTCGTCGGGCAACCATGCCCAGGGCATCGCGCTCTCGGCCCAGCTGCTGGGCATGCCCGCCGTGATCGTGATGCCGGCCGACGCGCCGGCCATCAAGGTGGCCGCCACGCGCGGCTATGGGGCCGAGGTCGTGTTCTACGACCGCTACACCGAAGACCGCGAGGCGATCGGCCAGCGGCTGGCCGAGGCGCGCGGCCTGACCCTGATTCCGCCGTACGACCACCCGCACGTCATGGCCGGGCAGGGCACCGCCGCCAAGGAACTCTTCGAGGAGGTGGGGGCGCTCGACACGCTGCTGGTGCCACTGGGCGGCGGCGGACTGCTGTCCGGCTGCTCGGTGGTGGCCCGCGCCATGAGCCCGGGGTGCCGGGTGATCGGGGTGGAGCCCGAAGCGGGCAACGACGGCCAGCGCAGCTTTCGCAGCGGCCAGATCGTGCATATCGACACGCCCGCCACCATCGCCGACGGCGCCCAGACCCAGCATCTGGGCCAGCACACCTTTCCGGTGATTCAGCGCGCAGTCGACGACATCCTGACGGTCAGCGACGCCGAACTAGTAGAAGCGATGAAATTTCTGGCCAGCCGCATGAAGATCGTGGTGGAGCCGACCGGCTGCCTGGCCGCCGCGCTGGCGTTCGGGCCGCAGCTCGATCTCGGCGGTCAGCGGGTGGGCGTGCTGCTCTCCGGGGGCAACGTCGATCTGGCGCGCTTCGCCGCCCTGATTCAGGCGGCGCAGCCGTGA
- the typA gene encoding translational GTPase TypA: MEYRNIAIIAHVDHGKTTLVDGLLKQTLKLKHGEEIAERAMDSNDLEKERGITILAKNTAVEYKGIKINIVDTPGHADFGGEVERVLGMVDGALVLVDAAEGPMPQTRFVLRKAIELGLKPIVVINKIDRQDARIEEVVNLTFDLMAELGANDDQLDFPILYAVAREGKAFKDLDNPQEDMHELFEMVLEYIPAPPVDLEAPFQMLVTNLDYSEYLGRIVLGRVQRGQVKKGEFVQLMHKDGTMTKTRVIQPFTHLGLNRIEADVVGAGDIVALAGIEDAQIGETVADLADPEALPIITVDEPTVSMTFQPNTSPFAGREGKYVTSRHLNDRLKREVMTNVSLKVEELRPDEFVVSGRGELHLSILLETMRREGYELQVGAPQVITRMVDGEKMEPIEHLVVDVPEHHSSTVIGAISSRKGQLVNMEPQGTRTRVEFKIPSRALFGFRTQFLSMTQGEGIMSHIFDGYAPWAGELKTRQNGSLVAMEAGSAFAYSIWKLQDRGSFFIVPATEVYVGMIVGENARENDMNVNVCKNKKLTNVRSSGADDALSLTPIKKLTLEDALEYIGDDELVEITPQSIRLRKKVLDPSFRK, translated from the coding sequence ATGGAATACCGCAACATCGCGATTATCGCGCACGTCGATCACGGCAAGACCACCCTGGTGGACGGCCTCCTCAAGCAGACCCTCAAGCTCAAGCACGGCGAGGAAATCGCCGAGCGGGCCATGGACAGCAACGACCTCGAAAAAGAGCGCGGCATCACCATTCTGGCGAAGAACACCGCCGTGGAATACAAGGGCATCAAGATCAACATCGTGGACACCCCCGGCCACGCCGATTTCGGCGGCGAGGTCGAGCGCGTGCTGGGCATGGTGGACGGCGCCCTGGTGCTGGTGGACGCCGCCGAAGGCCCCATGCCGCAGACCCGCTTCGTGCTGCGCAAGGCCATCGAACTGGGCCTCAAGCCGATCGTGGTGATCAACAAGATCGACCGCCAGGACGCCCGCATCGAGGAAGTCGTCAACCTGACCTTCGACCTGATGGCCGAACTCGGCGCCAATGACGACCAGCTCGATTTCCCGATCCTGTACGCCGTGGCCCGCGAAGGCAAGGCCTTCAAGGACCTCGACAACCCCCAGGAAGACATGCACGAGCTGTTCGAGATGGTGCTGGAATACATCCCGGCGCCGCCCGTGGACCTCGAAGCGCCGTTTCAGATGCTGGTGACCAACCTCGACTACTCCGAGTACCTGGGCCGCATCGTGCTGGGCCGGGTGCAGCGCGGGCAGGTCAAGAAGGGCGAGTTCGTGCAGCTGATGCACAAAGACGGCACCATGACCAAGACGCGGGTGATCCAGCCGTTCACCCACCTGGGCCTCAACCGCATCGAGGCCGACGTGGTGGGCGCGGGCGACATCGTGGCGCTGGCCGGCATCGAGGACGCCCAGATCGGCGAGACGGTGGCCGACCTGGCCGACCCGGAAGCCCTGCCGATCATCACGGTGGACGAGCCGACCGTCAGCATGACCTTCCAGCCCAACACCAGCCCGTTTGCCGGGCGTGAGGGCAAGTACGTGACCTCGCGTCACCTCAACGACCGCCTCAAGCGCGAGGTCATGACCAACGTGTCGCTCAAGGTCGAGGAACTGCGCCCCGACGAGTTCGTGGTCAGCGGGCGCGGCGAGCTGCACCTCTCGATTCTGCTCGAAACCATGCGCCGCGAAGGCTACGAGTTGCAGGTCGGCGCTCCGCAGGTGATCACCCGGATGGTCGACGGCGAGAAGATGGAGCCGATCGAGCACCTGGTGGTGGACGTGCCGGAGCACCACTCCAGCACCGTGATCGGCGCGATTTCCAGCCGCAAGGGCCAGCTCGTGAACATGGAGCCGCAGGGCACCCGCACCCGGGTGGAGTTCAAGATTCCTTCGCGCGCCTTGTTCGGCTTCCGCACCCAGTTCCTCTCGATGACGCAGGGCGAGGGCATCATGAGCCACATCTTCGACGGCTACGCGCCGTGGGCCGGCGAGCTCAAGACCCGTCAGAACGGCTCGCTGGTGGCGATGGAAGCCGGCAGCGCCTTTGCCTACTCGATCTGGAAGCTGCAGGACCGCGGCTCGTTTTTCATCGTGCCGGCCACGGAAGTCTACGTGGGCATGATCGTGGGTGAGAACGCCCGCGAGAACGACATGAACGTCAACGTCTGCAAGAACAAGAAGCTGACCAACGTCCGTTCCAGCGGCGCCGACGACGCCCTGTCGCTCACCCCCATCAAGAAGCTGACCCTGGAAGACGCGCTGGAGTACATCGGCGACGACGAACTGGTGGAGATCACCCCGCAGAGCATCCGCCTGCGCAAGAAAGTGCTCGACCCCAGCTTCCGCAAGTAA